Sequence from the Rhodococcus jostii RHA1 genome:
GAATTCGACACTACTTCCCTCCTATCTTGCTTCCATCACGAGTCATTCGACTCGATCCGGCTGTCCTATTCGTGATGCTTGTGAGTGTCCGAACGGAGCGAATGGCGGCATTCATCGCTTGTGGTGATCGGAGTCAGTAGGCGCGGGGAAGCTTCAGCGCCTGCGCGGAGATGTAGTTGAGGACCATCTCCTGTGAGAACGGTGCGTTGCGGAGCAGCCGCGCCTCCCGCCACAGCCGCTCCACGTGGTATTCCTTCGCGTAGGCGTAGCCACCGTGCGTGGACATGGCCCGGTCGCAGGCATCGAAGCCGGCCTCGGCGCCCAGATATTTGGTCCCGGCGGCCTCCTTGCCGCAGTCCTGGTGGTTGTCGTAGAGCTCGGCGGCGTGCATCGCCATCAGTCGAGCCGATTCCAGCCGGATCCAGGAATCCGCTAGTGGGTGGGCGATCGCCTGGTTCTGGCCGATGGGCCGGTCGAAGACCACGCGCTCTGTGGCGTATTTCGTCGCCAGCTCCAGTGCTGCCTGACCGATACCGACGCCTTCCAGTCCCACTACGATGCGTTCGGAGTTCAGCCCGTCGATCAGGTAGCTGAAGCCCCTACCTGCCTCACCGACGACTTCGTCGTCGCGGACCTCGAGGTTCTCGATGAAGAGTTCGTTGGAGTCGATCGCCGACCGGCCCAGTTTCTCGATCTCGCGGATCGTGATCCGGTCGCGGTCGAGGTCGGTGAAGAAGAGCGTCATCCCGTCCAGCGGTCTTTCCTCGTTGCGGGCAGACGTGCGCGCCAGCAGCAGGATCTTGTGGGCGTTCTGTGCATTGGTGATCCAGACCTTCTGGCCGTTGACCACCCAGCCGCCGGCGACTTTCTCGGCCTTAGTTGTGATGCGCGAGGTGTCCACGCCGGCGGTGGGCTCGGTGACACCGAACGCCATGAGGATCTCGCCCCGGGCGAGCTTGGGCAGGAACTGCTGCTTCATCTCCTCCGAGCCGTGACGGATGATCGGTGCGGGTGGGAACAGGTAGAAGTGGACCGCCGAGGCGCCACTCGCGCCGGCACCCGATGCGGCGATCTCCTGCATCATCACGCCGCACTCGGCGAGGCCCAACCCGAGGCCGCCGTACTCCTCGGGGATGAGCGCGCCGAGCCATCCGCCCTCGGCGAATGCCGTGAGGAACTCCCACGGGTACTGGGCCAGTGTGTCTTTCGTGCGCCAGTAGTCGTAGTCGAACTTGTGGGCCAGCTCTCGGGTTGCCTTGCGGACGACGTCGACGTTGCTCTCGTCGGGATCGCTCACCAGTGCGCTCCTGACGTGTTGAGCAGAGATCGCGGTACCTTGGTGTTGCGGGCGCGCAGCCACTCGCCGAGTGCCTTGGCTTGGGAGTCGAGCCGCAGTGTCGAGGTGGCACCGCTGCCGAGCATCCCCCGGATGAGGAAGTTGACCGCACCGAGTTTGGGTAGTTCGTAACGCGAGATGGCCAATTCGTGTGTTTCGGGGAGGAGGCGTCGGAGTTCGTCGACGGTGAGGGTCGACTGGAGCCACTGCCATGCGCCCCGGTCGCGTACCCAGACGCCGAGATTCGCGTCGCCGCCCTTGTCGCCGGAGCGGGCATGCACGATCTCACCGAGTGAGGCGATGACGAGTGGTGCGTCGGTCCAGGGCGCTCGCACCGACGGCGCGGGGAAGAGCTCGACCGGCGGGGGTGCCTCGAGACCCCCGTCGTGTGGCGTGCCGGGGGCGATGATCTCGGTGGTGCCGTCATGGTGGTGGACCATGTGGTCGAGCATTCGCTGGTCGAGCAGTGCGGGCCAGTAGACACCGAACGCGGACCCTGGTTGTGGAGGGCCGAGGGTGTACAACCCGGGGTAGCTGGACAGGGCCAGCTCGACCATCCGCGACGAGAAGGCGCGCCCGGCGGCCTCCTTGGTGCCCTGCACTGCGATCTGGAGCAGCGCGGTGCCCGCATTCTGACTGTCGGGATCGTGCCGGGCCTGACCGATCCGCGTGATCGTGACCGCGTCGAGCCCGTCCGCGGCCTCGATCTCGCGGTGCACGAATCGTTCGACGAGGGCCGCCTTCGCGTCGAGGTCGGTGCCGGTGAGCGCGAGGATCATGCTGTTCTCCCAGCCCCCCACCCCGGTGATCGCGACCTTGGTCGTCGCCGGTGGCGCCGAGCCGCGCACGCCGCGGATCCGGACGCGGTCGTCGCCGAGGTCGGTGAGCTCGGCGGTGTCCAGGTGGGCGATCACGTCGGGGTTGAGGTAGGCGGGTTCGCCGATCTCGTAGAGCAGTTGGGCTGTGACGGTGTCGTGGGTGACGGCGCCGCCGGTGCCCGGGTTCTTGGTGATCACCGAGGAGCCGTCGGTGTCGATTTCGGCGATCGGGAATCCCGGTTGCATGAGGTTGGCGATGTTGCGGAATCCGGAGAAGTTGCCGCCGGTCGCCTGCGGTCCGCATTCGATGACGTGTCCGGCCGCGACGGCGCCGGCGAGCGCGTCGTAGTCGTCGGGGGCCCAGTTCCACCACCAGGCGGCGGGACCGACGACCAACGCGGCGTCGGCGACGCGGCCGGTGATGACGATGTCGGCGCCGCGGGCCAGGGCGCGGGCGATGCCGAATCCGCCCAGGTACGCGTTGGCCGTCAGTGGGCGGTGCGGCCAGGACGAGAGCGGCTCGCCGGTCGTCAGGTGTGGCAGCGAATGGCCGGTCTGCTGCAGCTCGTCGAGGCTGCCGAACACGTCGTCGCCTCCGATGTGGGAGACCTGTAGGTCGTAACCGCGGCCGGCGATCAGGGCGCGGGTTGCGTCGGCCAGCCCGGCGGGGTTGAGTCCGCCGGCGTTGACGACGAGCCGGATCCCGTTCGCGACGAGGTGATCCAGTGCTGCGTCCACGTGTTGCAGGAAGGTGGTCGCATAGCCCTTGGTGCTGTCCTTGGCGCGCGCCTTGCCGAGGATCAGCATCGTGACCTCGGCGAGGTAGTCACCGGTGAGGACGTCGATGCCGCCGGCTCGGGCCATGTCGGCCATCGCGGAGGCGCGGTCACCGTAGAAGCCGGAGCAATTCCCCACGCGGATCGGACGTTGCCCTCGTCCCGGTGCTGATGTCATGTTGTTGCTCCCGTTGTCTTGTTGACCCACGCTGTCCCCTCGAAGCCCACCTCACCGGAGGGGTGCCGCTCGATGAGTTCGAGGGTCAAGCTGTCATCTTCGGCCGCCGTCACCCGGGCGGTGTAGGTCAGGTCCGCCGGTGCGTAGACGGGTCTGCGCAGGCGGTAGGCGGCCTTCGTGACGTGCCATGTCGGGCCGAGGCCCTCGGTGACGCACCGCAAGGCGAGTGCCGCCCGGAGGTGGGAGTGCAGCACGACACCGTCATGGCCCTCCTCGCGTGCATAGGACTCGTCGAAGTGGATGCGGTGCGGGTTCCAGGTGACCGCGCTGTAGCGGAACAACTGAAAGGGCGTAGCCGTGTGCTCGAGCGGTGGCAGCCTGTCTCCGGGCTGGAAGCTGATGGACATTTAGGACTCCTGGAGGGGGTTGCGCAGTACGACGGTGCGCCGGTTCCGGTTGAGGACGGCACCCTCGGCGGACATGAAGGTGTTGATGGTGGTGACGAACACGCAGCTGCCCGCCCGGGTCTGTTTGGGGGTGACCGCCGCGAGGGTGGTCTCGAGCACCACCTCCGTGCCCGCGATCACGGGGTTGACCAACTCCATCTCTTCGCCGGCGCCCATCACACGCAGCCCGAGGTCGCCGTCACCGAGGGGCATGTCCCCGCCGTGCGGGGTTCCGTCGGGCTGGAGCCGGGCCTCGGGGGTGCCCAGACCCCACTCCACGATCGCGGCGAGCATGTTCGGTGGCGCCACGACATCGGCGTACCCGGCCGCGCGTGCGTGCGCCGGATCGTAGTGCTTCGGATCGGTGGCGCCGATGGTCATCGCGTAGCGGCCGATGGTCACCGCCTCGAGGGTGCCGAGGCTGCGCCGTGCGAGAACCTCTCCCGTCCGGGGTTGCGTCTGGGCGTAGTACGCCGCCAGCGCAGTGCCGGATTCAAGCAGTGGGGACATGCTGGGGCTCCTCACCGGACAGTTCCGCCAAGATCTCCTCTGTCGACTGCCCCAGCAGCGGGGCGGCGCGCAGTGGTCCCACCGGCGAGTCACTGAGTCTGAGCGGACATCCCGGTACCGGCACCCGACCCCTCGCCGGGTGCTCGACGTACCGGATCATGCCGCGCTCGATCAGGTGCTCGTCCGTGTCGATCTCCCGGATCGACTTGACCGGCGCACACGGCACACCGGCGGCCTGTAGGTCCCGCACCAGTTCGGCGCGTGTGCGGGTCTTGGTGCACGCCGACATCTCTTCGTCGACCGCGTCGATGTTTGCGGCCCTGTCGCTCTCCTTGGAGAATCTGGGGTCGTCGACCAGCTCGGGCCGGCCCAGTGCGGTCGCGACACCGCGCCAGTGCCGTTCGGAGATGCAGATGATTGCCAGCCATCCGTCGCTGGCCTCGTAGATGTTGTAGGGCGCGAGCGCCATGCCCGAATGCCGATTTCCGGTGCGCTCGGGCAGTTTTCGGTCGGGATTGTTGTGCAGGCCGCCGAGGCTGGAGGCAAGCATGGGATAGATGGTGTCGTGCATCGACACCTCGACGAGCTGCCCCCGCCCCGTGCGTTCACGTTGGAACAGGGCCGCGCTGATCGCCCCGAACAGGTGGATGCCGCCGGAGAAGTCCACGAATGCGGCGCCCGCCTTGGTCGGTGGGCCGTCGGGCATTCCGGTGGCCGCGGCGCTGCCGGACATCGCCTGCACGGTGATGTCCATGGCCGACATGTGTGCGTACGGGCCCGTCGACCCGTAGCCCTTGCCGCGGGCCACGATCAGACGCGGATTATGCTCGAGGAGTTGTTCCGGGCCGAGCTGGAGCCGCTCGATGGTGCCCGGCGCGAAGTTTTCGATGAGTACGTCGGCGGTCTCGGCCAGATCGAGCAGCGCGTGGCGACCGGCGTCGGTCTTCAGGTCGAGGACCACACTGACCTTGTTGGAGTTGAGCATCACGAACTCGTGGGACTCGACCGGCTGGTGTGAGCGGAAGCGCAATTGCTCGCCGCCGGGTGGCTCGATCTTGATGACCTCGGCGCCCAGCTGCGCGAGAAGAAGTCCGCAGTACGGACCGTTGTAGATTTGGCCCAATTCGAGGACCCGGATGCCGTCAAACGCGGACATGATTGCTTGCCTCTCCGATCAGGAGTTGTTGACCGCGGCATCGCCGCAGTGGTCGTCTCGTCGCTGCGCGCGTCTTCACCGGAGCAGCACCTCCCTGTTTCCTTTTGGCGCCCAACAACTCTGGTTCGCAGAAGTTTCGGTGATTTGACGATGAAATGTGCCTCGCGGTCCTACTCCACACTGCACACAGGCCAGACATCTGGCGGCGAGCAGCACCCGCACGGCCATGTCCGAGGCCACCAGCCCGGTCAGTTCGACAATTGTTCCTCGACGGGAACCCACGGTGGATCGCGCGCACATCAGGTCGGGCCGAGGCCGCTGAGCCCCCGGGCGCCAGCTGCAGCCAGGACGGTAAGCGCAGCCGACGCTGCGACATGTCGTCCGACAAGAGCGTGGAGCTGCTCACCTGCACGACACCGTCTTTCGGCCTTCTTGAACTGCCGTCGCGGGTGGCCCGGGTGGCTCCGCCCGGCGCGGGTGTGATGCCGCGCGCGGGCGGCAACCGTGGAGGTAGGGAGATGTCAGGATTTGATGACGCCGGCGGAGCCGCCGTGGATGTAGCCGACCGGTCCGGTGCCCTGAGCCACCGCCACCGTCTCGGTCACGTGCTGAATGGAGGTCGCGTCATTGATCGAATGCAGCGTGCCGTCCTGGTTGAATCCGATTTGCGCGCCTTCCATCCACAGCAGCACGACGGTGTCCTCGGTGTTGTCCTCGGGGCAGTAGAACGTGTGGACCGAGCCGCCGGGCTCGTAGAGGTAGGAGCCGGCGACCTGAGGCTGATCCGGGTACTCGGCGTACTTCCAGCAGCCTGAGAACGTCCACACCTCGGCAGTACCGGTGTGGTAGTGGACGGGCAAGAGGCAACCGGGCGCCATGGTGGCCATGAGCACCACCTGCCCCTTCTCGGGATCCAGGCGCAGCGGCTGAATGTGGATCCCCGGGCCCATAGCGTGCTCGAGCAGCGGGATCTCATCGATATTCACGGTCAGAAGGTCATCCTGCGGCAGAGCGACCAACGGCAGCGGGACGCCGGTCTTGGTGCGGATCATCCCTGGAGAGACTGGTGCGGTCATGGTCTGACCCCTTCGTACGTACGGATTTACGGATGTAGAACCGGATTTCCGGATCCGGTTTGAGAGTACTGTGACGCGCGCCTCTTCGCAAGGTGCGGAGCTCATCTGTTTGAGGCGTTTGCTAGGGTCACCGGCATGCCTGCTCGCCCGCATCGCACAGTCGACCGCGTGATCGAGATCCTCGAGACCGTGTCTTTGAGCCCGCGCGGCGTGACGTTGGCCGAGCTGACAACCGCCCTGGACGCGGCGAAGAGCTCCGTGCAGGAGCTGACCAACGGACTACTCGCCCGCGGCTATCTTCTCGAGGAGGAGCGCCGGTTCCACCTCGGACCGGGGCCGTTCGTCCTCGCCGCACGCGCGAACAAGCTGGCCGCACTCTCACTCGATCACCAATTCGTCGCCGAGCTGGGCGAGGTCCTCGGATGCACCGTCCTCGTCGCAGTACGCGTCGGGGACGCCATCGTCTTCACCGACCTCGCGGGTGAAGAATCACCCAGCCTCACCTTCGTCGCCCGCACCCACGCCCGGCGCCCGTTGTACACGACCGCCGCCGGAAAAACCGTGCTCGCCAACGTCCCCGACGACGAGATGTACCGCCTCCTCGACCTCGCCGCCCCCGAGCAGGCAAGCGAAGTCCGACAATTCCTCACCGAGCTCCCCGAGATCCGCTCCCGCCGACTCGCCTTCAACCGCGGAGTCACGCTCGCAGACGCATACGCCGTGGCCACGCCTCTGCTGGCACCCGACGGCAGTCTGATCGCGGCGATCAGCGCGGCCGTCGACGCGTCGGCGGCGGAGGGGCTCGACGATATCGGCGAAAAGCTCAAGAAAGCTGTTGCCAGTCTCGGTCCTCAATACGGGCTCAAACTGGACTGAAAGCCTGAACACCCGGCGCGCGCCAGGCGAGATTCCGAGCGGCTATGTGGCGGTTGCGCCTCAGGGTTGATCGTCAGCGTCGGGTAAGGGGCGTCTGCAGATTTCGTGGGCTTCGTCGGCCGAGACGCCGAACATGCGCAACAGGTCCTCGGTGACTTGGTCGGTGTCCTCCGCGTCGTCACGTTCGGGGTGCTCGTGCAGCAGTTGACCCAGACAGAGTGCGGCCCCCGCTGTGATCGTCAGGGCCAGTTCGGGATCGCGCACGCTGAACCTGCCCGCACGGGCGGCTGCCTCGATGTCGCGGCGAGCTCTCGGCGCCAGGCCCTTGTCCGAGCTGACCAGACTCGGCCCGTCGCGGAGCAGAACTTTGCTCAGTTCGGGATTCCTGCGATGCAGGCGTCCGGTCAGACGGAAGCTCTGCGCAAAGATCTGGGCAGGGTCGTCCAGATCGGCGGTCAGTTCGTCGAGTATCGCGCCGTGGCGGTCGAGGGCCTCCTCCACGGCCGCGTGAAAGAGCTCCTCTTTGGTCTGAAAGTGGTTGTAGAACGACCCCATTCCGACATCAGCGGCCTGGGTGATCTCGAGAATCGGGGCGGTCAGCTTCCCGGCCGCCATGAAGGACTGGGCTGCGCGCACGAGTGCGGCGCGGGTCCGCGCTTTGCGCCGTTCCAGACGGTTCGGTGCATCGGTGATCTGCTCGGTCATGCCTGCGTGCCCTTCTCCTGATCCGTCCGACCTTGCCCTACACTACCCGGGCGTCATCAATATTGACGAATTCCTCAAACTTGGCAGCCACTCCAGTCCGCAAGCAGCAGCCACACACGGACTAGCTAATGGCCGAGGATCTTGATGCCGACCACGAGTACGCCCACACCGACCAAACCTGCGATAGTGAACAGCTTTTGCCACCAACGTAATTGGGCCATTCTCACGGCAAACAGAGCAATGACCCCCAGTTCGACGACGAGGATCCACATCGCGATCCACATCGCCGTGGACAGGCTCAACAGCCCGACGGCGGCGGCGACCAATATCAGCAGGGGCAAGACCGCGGCCTCCACAATCTGGCCGGAGGCCTGCAACATCCGCAGCGCTGCCCGTCCGCGCGGAGCACTGTGGTGCGCGCCGAGGTGCGCTACCCAGTCGGCCAGCAGGCTCGCCGCCCAGAGCCCGCCGGTGGCCACCGCGACATCGAGGACCCGAGACCATGGGCTTGTCTCGGGAGCCGTATAGCGGACGAGGACGGCGAGCGTCGCCAAACACGTCATCGCGCCGTACACACGCTCCCGCAGGAGCGCGACGACCTGCTCCACGGGAATCTCTTCTCTATTTGCCTCACTGGCCGCACTCACGTCGGCCACCACGTGAATCGGTTCGAATCTGCCCTGCCCGAGCAACCGCTGCATCAAACCCATTCCAGCCATCAGCATCCCGCCGACGACGCGTCGTGGCGGTCGAGGGCCTCCTCCACGGCCACGTGGAAGAGCTCCTCCTCGGTCTGAATGTGGTTGTAGAACGCCCCCATAGTACTCGGGATGAACGAACCCGAATTCGATGTCGAAGGTCTTGATCAGTTTCTCGATCTGACGAGTGATCTCCGGACGGTACCTCTCCAACTCCGGTGTGGCCGGGACGAACACGGAGTATCCGAGGGTCACGTACTCCGAGATGTTGAGGAAGCGGATCTTTCCGTTGTGAATCCATGCCTCGACTGCGAACTCCCACCCGTCCAGATGAGACTCCATCAAGACCGGGAACTCCTCGTCCGGGATGGTGTCGACCTCATCCGGGGTGCGGATCACCCGGTGCCCGAGACTGCCGGCCTTGTCGAAGGCTTTGAGATGGATCGGATCGTTCGGGTCGCCGTCCAACTTGAGCAATGTCTGGTTGACTCGCTTGAGGAATCGGATGACGTCGTCGCGTTCGTGGGCTTCCTCGAAGATTCCCACGCGGATGCCGCCGAGTTGGGCGCGACGTTTCATCAAGGCCTTGTCGCGCAGCAGCAGAGACTGGCCGAAGAGTCGTGGATTGTCGAGAAGAACGGAGTTGATCGCGCCCGCCCACTCGACGGTCTCCTCGAACAGTGGGATCGCGACGTCGACACCTTTCTCCTTCAGCGTCTCGGCGATCTCCATAGAACGATCGTTCAATCGCTCGAAATTCCACGGCACATACGGAATTCCGTGTTCCTTGCAATAATCTTCGGCCCAATCGGGCGCGACGACGAGATATCGCCTGTCGAAACGGTCAACAGCTTCGATAGCATTCAAACTCCAACCCAGAAGGGCGACATACCCTTTCTCTGGGTTTCTGGTTTTCGATTCGGGCTTCGACACCGACAACTCTCTGCTCCTCTCGAAAGGCATTCGGAACGCATGAGCGGGCAGACGAAATTCGGGCGTGGCCGCAGCGTCGTTGACAGCGCGGTAACGCTCGATTGCGTCGATCTTCACCGCATCCATGCAGTGAAGGCTACCTGCAGGCGGTTTTCGGCCCGTTCCCACACCGGTTCAGTGCCGTCTCACACCGGCCTGACCAGCCGAGACGTTGTTTGGGTTGTTTCAGATCGATGCACGGGGTGTGCTCGATGAGAGGGGTATCGATGCGGCGGTGTCGGTGTGTGTGGTCACTGCATGGCAGCAGGCGGTCACTACGTTGTGGTGTAAGGCACCACCTGGTTGCCGCCAATGCGTCCGTTTTCCAACGGCCGAGGACGTTTCCGCTCTCGTCGAAGACGAACACCAGGGTCCGACCACGGAAGGTTTCGACCGCGCGGTCGCCGAGCGACACGGTTCCTACTGCATTCGAGGGCAGTGTTTCGATGTTCGCATCCGTGTACTGCGGTGCGGTGCTGCAGGAGGCAGCGGCCATCATCACCGCCACCAACGCCGCAACATGGGCCACAGAATCTTCTCTGCGTGTTTCGACGACCCATGCCGCGACCTGTGCGCGTGAAGTGAATCCCAACTTCGTAAGTAGGTGTTCGACATGGCCTCTGAGCGGTGCGAGGGGAAATTACCAACCGAGCAGCGATCTCCTTATTCGTCAGGCCCTCGGCAATCAGATCAGCAACCTCCAGCTCACGCCTTGTCAGGTGTGCGGCGGGACCGCAAGGGATCGCCTCCGGAGGATGAAGTTGCTCACCCAAGGCATAGGCGACCGCGGCGTCGAAACCTAACGCCGCGCCGTCACGATGCGCAGATGCATAAGCCTCCGTACTCGAGGCACGCTGCGTCGCGCCTTCACAGGCTTTCTGGTACTCGCTCAAATTGGGCAGTACCACAATCGGGCTTCCCACAGACCGGCTGAGCTCCTCCGATGCCCGATCCATGCCAGCGCCTGCAGACACAGGCTTGCGTTGAACCGGTCATTCACTTTGAGGTCGATTTGCAGCGCCTGTTCGAGCAGCTGGACGCCTCGTTCACGATTGCCGCGTCGCCACACGGCGACCGCCACTCCGGGACGATGGGGGTCGACTGGAAGTATCCCTTCGGGGCGAATTCGAGCATTGTCTCCAGCTCCATCGAAGGATGAGCCATCGCACCCGTGACACGGGCGATGTCCGACCAGCGCAGCCACCGCGTATGCCCGCCGTCGTCGACCGACTGCACCGGGTACAGCACGCGGCCATAGGCTTCGAACCGGGCGGGCACGAGTGAGACCACCGTGGTTTTCCGCATCACCTCGACTCCGTCGCGAACCCAGTACCCAGCTGACATGTCGTTCCAAATCCTGCCATTCGCTTGCCATACAGCCAGTCTCCGCAGGCCGCCGAATCACCACGCGTGTTTGCAGGAACCCGCACCGGGACGAAGTGACGTCCCAGAGCATGCTGGCGGCAGTCCGCCTTCGTTCCGTAAGCGGATCCGTTAGCGGTGAAGCGCTGTGCGCGGTTTGCGGCTGTGGGCAGGCGGCGCCGCGGCCCGCATGCCATCCTCGAGGAATTGCACGAACGTGGTGGTCGGTGACGGTGGAGCTGCTCGGCGGGCGCGGCGAGGAACTGTAGCCATGGCCCGGCCGCGTCTTCGCGGTCGGACCGTCGCATACCTTCAGCGATCTCGCGAATGCGATCAACGACGCCGTCGCCCGGTGGGACCGCTCGCACCTGTCGATGTTCACCCTTGCCGATGGACGAATGGTCACCGACACGGAGACCGGGGCCGAGATGGTGGAGTCACTCGGCGGGCCCATCACCGAGGCGGTGAACATCGAGTCGGCCAAAGTCGCCCGGCTCCTGAAGCCCGGGGCGGAGTTCCGGTTCACCTTCGACCTGGGTGATGACTGGACCCACCGCTGTCTGATCGGCGGCGACAAGGTCGACCCCCTGGAAGTGCTGGGGATCACGCCAGGGAAGCCTCTGCGTACTGGGGGTGGGGCGCCATCCCGGATCAGTACGGGCGCCGGTGGTCCGACGACGACGGGCAGAGCCGAGCACCGCGCAGACCGAGCCATCCGCACCCGATGCTGCTGCACGCGTGGCCCGCACAGGACCAGGTGCCCGCACTCGATGTGTCCGAGCTGCGCGCAGCTATCGCGACAGCAGATGCCGCCAGGTTCCTCACCGCGATGCGGGGGACATGACGTCGACGACGCGCTGCAACAGGTAGGGGCCGGAATACCGATGGCACTGAAGCAGCGACGGGAGCAGGCCGAGCCGGTGGCGGTGTCGGTCATCAACCGGCTGACCTGGCGCGCCGGCGCGGGTGACGGGGTGCTGGCCGAGGACCTGCTCGCGTGTCTGCGCGGCGAGCCGCTGGCCGGGCGGGTGGTGCCAGTCGACCTCGAGATGCTCGGTGCCGAATTGGAGGGGGATCTGGGCATGTCCACCGGTAGCTACCTCGACCTGCGCACCGGACAGGTGTACGACGCCAGCAGCACTGATCCGATGATGGTCGGCGAGGACGCCGCCGTCGACGTGGAGACCGAGCCCGACCGGTGGCTCCGGTTCGACCGCACCGGCTCGCGGGATGGCTGGCGGGACATGGCGGCCTTCGCCGAGCGGCAACACGATTCGGCGCTGCGGGAGCGGCTGGAGCAAGCGATCGAGGGCAAGGGCGCGTTCGGCCGATTCCGCGACCTCGTCCACCAGGAGAGCCTCACCGACCCGTGGTACACCTTCGCCACCGACCGCCAAATGGGTCGTGCCCGCGAGTTCCTCGCCGACAACGGCATCCGCGTGGGCTGACGGGCACCACACAGGAACTGCTTGACCACCGGCTCCTCACTGGTGAGCAGCACCTCCCGCGGACCGAACATCACCAGATGACGACGGAACAGCATGCCGATGTTGTCCGGCACCGTCCGCGCGAGGTTGATGTTGTGCGAGACGATCAGGATCGTCGCGACGATCTCGGCGGCGGTCCGCAAGATCGGGCGAGAACTCGTAGGATCTCGGGCAGGGGCGAGTTCGCTCCAGATTCTCGTGCGCTGGCGCGCAGGTATACAACGCGGACGACGTCCTGGTGATCCGGGCTGGACTGGCTCGGCTGGTCGATGCTGCATCGATACCTGTCCTCACTCCAGGGCGGAGACGAAAGTCAGCGTCGCGCGGTGATGGTGTCGGCGGCGTCGTGCAGCGCCCGGGAGACGGCATGCATGCTCGGGGTGTACTGCCGACGCGCGAGCGAAGCGATGTAAATCGATCGTGTCGGAACCCGGTCGGTGGGAAGAAATCGCACAGCGTGGACGTCCGGGCGATGGTGTGCGACGGCCAGACGCGGAACCATGGCGATGCCCACCCCCGCGGCGACCATCGCTTCGATCTCTTGGTAGTCATGGGCCTCGTAGACGACGTTCGGGGTGAACCCTGCCGTCTCGCAGCTACGGTAGAGCACTTCGGCGGCCGGGTGGTCTGCGTTGCGGATGATCCACTTCGCCGATCGCAGCGATGCCACCGCGACATTGTCGATGTATGGCCCCTCGAGCGGGACGAGCAGGACCGTTTCGTCCTCCATCAGCGGTATGAGGGCCAGGGATTTCTCGGTCTCCTCGGTCCAGTCGTAACTCCAGAGCAACGCCATTTCGACCTCGCTCGAATGGAGCATTTCCAACAGTCGCGGGCGAACCGCGGATTGGACCCGCACGTCGATGCCTGGCCAGTGGGCGTGATAGTCCTTCAGCGCGTCCGAGAGCAGTGAGGCGCTGACGGTCGGGAAGGAACCGAGTCGGACGGTGCCGCGCTCGAGCCCCAGCAGAGCTTCCAAGTCACCACGGGCAGCGCGCATTTCCTGGCGGAACAGCCGCGCACGCGTGACGAGAATTTCACCGGCCTCCGTCAACCGGACGCCGCGAGGCAGGCGGGTCAGTACCGGCTGCCGGATCTCCTGTTCCAACTTGGCGATGCGTTGCGACGCGGCGGATGGCGTGACGTTGGCGCGTTCGGCGCCGCCGGTG
This genomic interval carries:
- a CDS encoding IclR family transcriptional regulator, whose amino-acid sequence is MPARPHRTVDRVIEILETVSLSPRGVTLAELTTALDAAKSSVQELTNGLLARGYLLEEERRFHLGPGPFVLAARANKLAALSLDHQFVAELGEVLGCTVLVAVRVGDAIVFTDLAGEESPSLTFVARTHARRPLYTTAAGKTVLANVPDDEMYRLLDLAAPEQASEVRQFLTELPEIRSRRLAFNRGVTLADAYAVATPLLAPDGSLIAAISAAVDASAAEGLDDIGEKLKKAVASLGPQYGLKLD
- a CDS encoding TetR/AcrR family transcriptional regulator produces the protein MTEQITDAPNRLERRKARTRAALVRAAQSFMAAGKLTAPILEITQAADVGMGSFYNHFQTKEELFHAAVEEALDRHGAILDELTADLDDPAQIFAQSFRLTGRLHRRNPELSKVLLRDGPSLVSSDKGLAPRARRDIEAAARAGRFSVRDPELALTITAGAALCLGQLLHEHPERDDAEDTDQVTEDLLRMFGVSADEAHEICRRPLPDADDQP
- a CDS encoding helix-turn-helix transcriptional regulator, whose product is MDRASEELSRSVGSPIVVLPNLSEYQKACEGATQRASSTEAYASAHRDGAALGFDAAVAYALGEQLHPPEAIPCGPAAHLTRRELEVADLIAEGLTNKEIAARLVISPRTAQRPCRTPTYEVGIHFTRTGRGMGRRNTQRRFCGPCCGVGGGDDGRCLLQHRTAVHGCEHRNTALECSRNRVARRPRGRNLPWSDPGVRLRRERKRPRPLENGRIGGNQVVPYTTT
- a CDS encoding LysR family transcriptional regulator — translated: MRNSFDVVTLFLLLDIAEAGSLTGGAERANVTPSAASQRIAKLEQEIRQPVLTRLPRGVRLTEAGEILVTRARLFRQEMRAARGDLEALLGLERGTVRLGSFPTVSASLLSDALKDYHAHWPGIDVRVQSAVRPRLLEMLHSSEVEMALLWSYDWTEETEKSLALIPLMEDETVLLVPLEGPYIDNVAVASLRSAKWIIRNADHPAAEVLYRSCETAGFTPNVVYEAHDYQEIEAMVAAGVGIAMVPRLAVAHHRPDVHAVRFLPTDRVPTRSIYIASLARRQYTPSMHAVSRALHDAADTITARR
- a CDS encoding UPF0158 family protein; the encoded protein is MALKQRREQAEPVAVSVINRLTWRAGAGDGVLAEDLLACLRGEPLAGRVVPVDLEMLGAELEGDLGMSTGSYLDLRTGQVYDASSTDPMMVGEDAAVDVETEPDRWLRFDRTGSRDGWRDMAAFAERQHDSALRERLEQAIEGKGAFGRFRDLVHQESLTDPWYTFATDRQMGRAREFLADNGIRVG